The Pseudokineococcus lusitanus nucleotide sequence TCACGCTCTTCGAGTACTTCGTCCTCGCGATCCTCTCGGAGACACCGGGCCGCACGCTACGGATGAGCGCGCTGGCCCAGCAGACGAACGCGACGCTGCCCCGGCTGTCCAACGTCGTGCGCCGGATGGAGGGTCGGGGCCTCCTCGAGCGCCGGCAGGCCGACGACGACGCCCGCGCCACCGACGTGACCCTGACCGACGAGGGCATGGCGACGACCGAGCGGGCGGCGCCGGGCCACGTCGCCGCCGTCCGCCACCACGTCGTCGACGCGCTGACCCCCGAGCAGCTCGGGCAGCTCGTCGAGATCACCGACGCCCTGCTCGACCGGCTCGACCCCACCGGGGGGATGGCGGTGACGTACCGGCGGTACGACGGCTGAGGGCACCGGCGCGAGGCGTCAGCCGGCCGATCCCGCCGGTGCCTCGCGGGCAGCCGCTGCGCCGCCCGACCGCGCGTAGGACGCGGACAGCGCCCGGTACTGCGGGCTCGCGAGCGCCACGAGCGTCGCCAGCAGGCCCACCGCGCCGACGACGACGAAGACCAGGGCGATGGCCCGCGCCTGCCCGGTGCCGAACCAGCCGCCGATGGCCAGGGCGCCCGCGCCCGAGCCGGTCATGGAGGGCACGACGACGAACTGCGTCAGCGGCCCGATCAGGAAGGCGGTGAGCGGGGACGCCGCCTGCTCGACGCTGAGCGCGAAGCCGAAGACCCGCCCCTGGCGCTCGTA carries:
- a CDS encoding MarR family winged helix-turn-helix transcriptional regulator; this translates as MVVPTTNEEDDVATEWLDRRELAAWIRVASVLEVLPGVLDGQLRRDGGVTLFEYFVLAILSETPGRTLRMSALAQQTNATLPRLSNVVRRMEGRGLLERRQADDDARATDVTLTDEGMATTERAAPGHVAAVRHHVVDALTPEQLGQLVEITDALLDRLDPTGGMAVTYRRYDG